A DNA window from Variovorax sp. J2L1-78 contains the following coding sequences:
- a CDS encoding ABC transporter ATP-binding protein — MNTVLAIEALRFGWPGAAPCIDIERLHVAAGETLFLHGPSGCGKSTLLSLMAGVLVADAGRVALLGHDWAALSGAARDRCRVAHVGYIFQQFNLLPYLSVLDNVLLPCRFSPRRRAQAAQDGSARAQAEALLVGMGLDPALWRRPAMKLSVGQQQRVAAARALIGRPELVIADEPTSALDEAHRDAFLDVLLAACAAHRSALVFVSHDRRLATRFGRELSLPDINRAQGDPA; from the coding sequence GTGAACACCGTTCTCGCGATCGAAGCCCTGCGCTTCGGCTGGCCGGGCGCCGCACCCTGCATCGACATCGAACGCCTGCACGTCGCTGCCGGCGAGACGCTCTTCCTGCACGGCCCGAGCGGCTGCGGCAAGAGCACGCTGCTGTCGCTCATGGCCGGCGTGCTGGTGGCCGATGCCGGCCGCGTGGCGCTGCTGGGGCACGATTGGGCCGCGCTCTCGGGCGCCGCACGCGACCGCTGCCGCGTGGCGCACGTGGGCTACATCTTCCAGCAGTTCAACCTGCTGCCCTACCTCAGCGTGCTCGACAACGTGCTGCTGCCCTGTCGCTTCTCGCCGCGACGCCGGGCGCAGGCAGCGCAGGACGGCTCGGCGCGCGCGCAGGCCGAGGCGCTGCTCGTTGGCATGGGACTCGACCCTGCACTCTGGCGCCGCCCGGCGATGAAGCTGTCGGTCGGCCAGCAGCAGCGCGTGGCCGCGGCACGCGCGCTCATCGGCCGGCCCGAGCTGGTGATCGCCGACGAGCCGACCTCGGCGCTCGACGAGGCGCACCGCGACGCCTTCCTCGACGTGCTGCTGGCCGCCTGCGCCGCGCACCGCAGCGCGCTGGTCTTCGTGAGCCACGACCGCCGTCTGGCCACCCGCTTCGGGCGCGAGCTGAGCCTGCCGGACATCAACCGCGCGCAGGGCGACCCGGCATGA
- a CDS encoding aspartate/glutamate racemase family protein yields the protein MTQVVGILGGMGPAAGADFVRLFVDACAQHMRAAGEPVRDQAFPEHWLAQVPVPDRTGALERSGEGAHQPLEPMLQALGRLAALGSRAVAIACNTAHAWHATLQQRFPQIEVLHVAREVAAHLAAQGETRVALMATEGTYRVRLYEQALADAGLECHLPLPAERALVMRGIYDGVKAGDLGLAEACFSEVALALSRRHGDVAIVMGCTEVPLGLQGSAAAKGLKLVDPAQVLARALANRAYAGSSPHGTSGFTAIA from the coding sequence ATGACGCAGGTGGTGGGCATTCTGGGTGGCATGGGCCCGGCGGCGGGCGCCGACTTCGTGCGGCTCTTCGTCGACGCGTGCGCGCAGCACATGCGCGCCGCGGGCGAACCGGTGCGCGACCAGGCCTTTCCCGAGCACTGGCTCGCGCAGGTGCCGGTGCCCGATCGCACCGGCGCGCTCGAGCGTTCGGGGGAGGGCGCGCACCAGCCGCTCGAGCCGATGCTGCAGGCGCTGGGCCGGTTGGCCGCGCTGGGCAGCCGCGCCGTCGCCATCGCCTGCAACACGGCGCATGCGTGGCACGCCACGCTGCAGCAGCGCTTTCCGCAGATCGAGGTGCTGCACGTGGCGCGCGAGGTCGCGGCGCACCTGGCGGCGCAAGGCGAGACGCGGGTGGCGCTGATGGCCACCGAAGGCACCTACCGCGTGCGCCTCTACGAACAGGCGCTGGCCGATGCCGGACTCGAATGCCACCTGCCGCTGCCTGCCGAACGCGCGCTGGTGATGCGCGGCATCTACGACGGCGTGAAGGCCGGCGACCTGGGCCTGGCCGAGGCCTGTTTTTCCGAGGTCGCGCTGGCGCTGTCGCGGCGCCATGGCGATGTCGCCATCGTCATGGGCTGCACCGAAGTGCCGCTGGGCCTGCAGGGCAGCGCCGCGGCGAAAGGCCTGAAGCTGGTCGACCCGGCGCAGGTGCTGGCCCGCGCACTGGCGAACCGCGCCTACGCGGGGTCATCTCCTCACGGCACATCGGGTTTCACCGCAATCGCCTAG
- a CDS encoding ZrgA family zinc uptake protein, protein MICGRFFRLLASAALVAAPFALQAQSQPAHVHGQIKLDVVVDGPTVVVTMESPLDNFVGFERAPRNDDEKKMVDEAVAKLRAADTLFTIDPAGNCKLGPVDLRAPVLGLGATPAGAPAAGHADLDATFAFNCASAAATKFIDVGLFTAFKGPRQIEVQIAAPQGQFKRTLKRPNARIAWSK, encoded by the coding sequence ATGATTTGCGGACGCTTCTTCCGTCTTCTCGCTTCCGCCGCGCTCGTCGCGGCCCCCTTCGCGCTGCAGGCGCAATCGCAGCCCGCCCACGTGCACGGCCAGATCAAGCTCGACGTCGTGGTCGACGGCCCGACGGTCGTCGTCACGATGGAATCCCCGCTCGACAACTTCGTCGGCTTCGAGCGCGCCCCGCGCAACGACGACGAGAAGAAGATGGTCGACGAGGCCGTGGCCAAGCTGCGCGCAGCCGACACGCTCTTCACCATCGACCCGGCCGGCAACTGCAAGCTGGGCCCGGTCGACCTGCGCGCACCGGTGCTGGGCCTGGGCGCGACGCCCGCGGGCGCACCCGCGGCCGGCCATGCCGATCTGGATGCGACCTTCGCCTTCAACTGCGCCAGCGCCGCTGCAACGAAGTTCATCGACGTGGGCCTGTTCACCGCCTTCAAGGGCCCGCGCCAGATCGAGGTGCAGATCGCTGCGCCGCAAGGCCAGTTCAAGCGCACGCTCAAGCGGCCCAACGCGCGCATCGCGTGGAGCAAGTGA
- a CDS encoding dienelactone hydrolase family protein, whose amino-acid sequence MPSFDDSRPDLHADFDSLRPGESTSQGATRRTALKAALGAGYAAAALPIAAQTAISTSTDGLQAGPIKYTVNGFQVPAYAAAPSGKTGLPVVLVVQEIFGVHEYIADVCRRFAKLGYLAIAPDLYARQGDASKYTEIPKLMSEVVSKVPDAQVMADLDGALQYAAANGGDVSKAGITGFCWGGRVVWLYAATGKVKAGVAWYGRLVGQPSELTPKHPVDVATQLKAPVLGLYGGKDQGIPLDTVDKMKSALASGSDAAKASQFVVYPDAGHAFHADYRPSYLKEAADDGWRRAQAWFKTHGVA is encoded by the coding sequence ATGCCTTCTTTCGACGATTCCCGCCCCGACCTGCACGCCGACTTCGATTCGCTGCGCCCCGGCGAGAGCACCTCGCAGGGTGCCACGCGCCGCACCGCGCTGAAGGCGGCCCTGGGCGCCGGCTATGCCGCGGCGGCGCTGCCGATCGCCGCGCAGACCGCGATCTCGACGTCAACCGACGGCCTGCAGGCCGGTCCGATCAAGTACACCGTCAACGGCTTCCAGGTGCCGGCCTATGCGGCGGCACCCTCGGGCAAGACCGGCCTGCCGGTGGTGCTGGTCGTCCAGGAAATCTTCGGCGTGCACGAGTACATCGCCGACGTCTGCCGCCGCTTCGCCAAGCTGGGCTACCTGGCCATCGCGCCCGACCTATACGCCCGCCAGGGCGATGCCAGCAAGTACACCGAGATCCCGAAGCTGATGAGCGAGGTGGTGTCGAAGGTGCCCGACGCGCAGGTCATGGCCGACCTCGACGGCGCGCTGCAGTACGCGGCGGCCAACGGCGGGGACGTCTCCAAGGCCGGCATCACCGGCTTCTGCTGGGGTGGCCGCGTCGTGTGGCTCTATGCCGCCACCGGCAAGGTCAAGGCCGGCGTCGCCTGGTACGGCCGGCTGGTCGGCCAGCCCAGCGAACTGACGCCCAAGCACCCGGTCGATGTCGCCACGCAGCTGAAGGCGCCGGTGCTCGGCCTCTATGGCGGCAAGGACCAGGGCATCCCTCTTGACACGGTTGATAAGATGAAATCCGCCCTGGCCAGCGGATCGGACGCAGCCAAGGCATCGCAATTTGTCGTGTACCCCGACGCGGGTCATGCGTTCCATGCCGACTACCGGCCGAGCTACCTCAAAGAGGCGGCCGACGACGGTTGGCGCCGGGCCCAGGCCTGGTTCAAGACGCATGGCGTCGCCTAG
- a CDS encoding transporter substrate-binding domain-containing protein, producing MKLSVLMAAVLLTATGAQAADTLAKVAASNKITMAYRESSVPFSYLEGPSKPIGFSVELSNAIVAEVKKKLNKPNLEVAWMAVTSQNRIPLLSNGTIDVECGSTTNNTARAKDVAFAINHFYTGTRLLVKKASGIKNYADLKGKQVAITTGTTNMLVVRKYNEEKKLDIDILSAKDHADALLLVESDRAAAFAMDDILLYGLRSNSKAPADLEVVGDALQVEPYACMLPKDDPQFKALVDGVITGMMKSGEFEKLYNKWFLGPIPPKGLPIGLPMSQELKDNIKTPSDKPAT from the coding sequence ATGAAACTCTCCGTACTGATGGCCGCCGTGCTGCTGACCGCCACCGGCGCCCAGGCCGCCGACACGCTGGCCAAGGTCGCCGCGTCGAACAAGATCACGATGGCGTACCGCGAATCGTCCGTGCCCTTCAGCTACCTCGAGGGTCCCAGCAAGCCGATCGGCTTCTCGGTCGAGCTGTCGAACGCCATCGTGGCGGAGGTGAAGAAGAAGCTGAACAAGCCGAACCTCGAGGTGGCGTGGATGGCCGTCACCTCGCAGAACCGCATCCCGCTGCTGTCGAACGGCACCATCGATGTGGAATGCGGTTCGACCACCAACAACACCGCGCGCGCCAAGGACGTGGCCTTTGCCATCAACCACTTCTACACCGGCACGCGCCTCTTGGTGAAGAAGGCCTCGGGCATCAAGAACTACGCCGACCTCAAGGGCAAGCAGGTGGCCATCACCACCGGCACGACCAACATGCTGGTCGTGCGCAAGTACAACGAGGAGAAGAAGCTCGACATCGACATCCTCTCGGCCAAGGACCATGCCGATGCGCTGCTGCTGGTCGAGAGCGACCGCGCCGCGGCTTTCGCGATGGACGACATCCTGCTGTACGGCCTGCGTTCCAATTCGAAGGCCCCGGCCGACCTCGAAGTGGTGGGCGACGCGCTGCAGGTCGAGCCCTATGCCTGCATGCTGCCCAAGGACGACCCGCAGTTCAAGGCGCTGGTCGACGGTGTGATCACCGGCATGATGAAGTCGGGCGAGTTCGAGAAGCTCTACAACAAGTGGTTCCTCGGCCCGATCCCGCCGAAGGGCCTGCCAATCGGCCTGCCGATGAGCCAGGAGCTCAAGGACAACATCAAGACCCCGTCGGACAAGCCGGCGACCTGA
- a CDS encoding D-amino acid dehydrogenase, whose product MHVCVLGAGIVGLATAWHLQREGHQVTVVDKATPGAGASGGNGAQLSYSYVQPLADPSIWSQLPKLLLAADSPLKLRPQLDPLQWRWGIEFLAACNPHTSRESTAALLALAASSRLGFEAMRADIAPDCDFSATGKLVLYQNAEGVEAAHRQVDLQRTMGSVQQVVSADECIALEPALAGYRERIAGAVHTPSECAADCLKVCRELERALRTRGVRFVLGTEVRGFDERQGRVAALRTDGEPVEADAFVVALGTASHAIGRKLGTSVPVYPLKGYSITLDVDEAPGAAPRVSVTDSARKVVFARIGARLRVAGMAELVGHDAGIPPGRIETLVDATRAVFPQLERYDELHPWTGMRPATPTGLPIIGHRPGTARNVLFNTGHGALGFTLAFGSAARVGDAVNALAA is encoded by the coding sequence ATGCACGTGTGTGTGCTCGGGGCGGGCATCGTGGGCCTGGCGACAGCCTGGCACCTTCAACGGGAAGGCCACCAGGTGACGGTGGTCGACAAGGCCACGCCCGGCGCCGGCGCGAGCGGCGGCAACGGCGCCCAGCTGAGCTACTCGTACGTCCAGCCGCTGGCCGACCCGAGCATCTGGTCGCAGTTGCCCAAGCTGCTGCTGGCCGCCGACTCGCCGCTCAAGCTGCGCCCGCAGCTCGACCCCCTGCAGTGGCGCTGGGGCATCGAATTTCTCGCGGCCTGCAATCCGCACACCTCGCGCGAGAGCACGGCCGCACTGCTCGCGCTCGCGGCGTCGAGCCGGCTCGGGTTCGAAGCGATGCGCGCCGACATCGCGCCCGACTGCGACTTCTCGGCCACCGGCAAGCTGGTGCTCTACCAGAACGCCGAGGGCGTCGAGGCCGCGCACCGGCAGGTCGACCTGCAGCGCACGATGGGCAGCGTCCAGCAGGTGGTGAGCGCCGACGAATGCATCGCCCTCGAACCGGCACTGGCCGGCTACCGCGAACGCATCGCCGGCGCGGTGCACACGCCCAGCGAATGCGCGGCGGATTGCCTCAAGGTCTGCCGCGAGCTGGAGCGGGCGCTGCGCACGCGCGGCGTGCGCTTCGTGCTCGGCACCGAGGTGCGCGGCTTCGACGAACGTCAGGGCCGCGTGGCGGCGCTGCGTACCGACGGCGAGCCGGTGGAAGCCGACGCCTTCGTCGTCGCGCTGGGCACCGCGTCGCACGCCATCGGGCGCAAGCTGGGAACCTCGGTGCCGGTCTACCCGCTCAAGGGCTACAGCATCACGCTCGACGTCGACGAGGCGCCGGGCGCCGCGCCGCGCGTGAGCGTGACCGACAGCGCGCGCAAGGTGGTGTTCGCGCGCATTGGCGCACGCCTGCGCGTCGCCGGCATGGCCGAGCTGGTCGGCCATGACGCGGGCATTCCGCCGGGCCGCATCGAGACGCTGGTCGACGCCACGCGCGCGGTCTTCCCGCAGCTCGAGCGCTACGACGAACTGCACCCCTGGACCGGCATGCGCCCGGCCACGCCCACCGGGCTGCCGATCATCGGCCACCGGCCCGGCACCGCGCGCAACGTGCTCTTCAACACCGGCCACGGCGCCCTCGGCTTCACCCTGGCCTTCGGGTCGGCCGCACGCGTCGGCGATGCGGTCAACGCGCTCGCGGCCTGA
- a CDS encoding ABC transporter permease, which produces MTALFSIAWRSAWNRRFTLVLTVLSIALSTLLLLGVERIRTQLRESFSSAVSGTDLIVGARTGSTQLLLYSVFRIGSATNNIAWQSVQALSAHESVDWVVPLSLGDSHRGFAVLATTPAYFKHFHYGDHQALVLREGRPFDALFDAVLGADVAERLGYRVGQRITLAHGTGELVAEHADKPFTVVGILARTGTPVDRTVHIGLQAMEAIHLDWRGGAPMPGLRVPVAKLGEMDLTPKNVTAALVGLKNRAAVFGVQRWVSTYGGEPLMAVLPGVALDELWDVIGVGENALLLMSALVALVSLSGLVAVVLAGLDQRRRELAVLRAAGAMLRHVLALLALEGALVTLAGVVLGASATAVGIALLSPWLQAHFGLALSAPTANEGLLVAALLLAGWAASLLPALRAYRLSLADGLSPRL; this is translated from the coding sequence ATGACCGCCCTCTTCTCCATCGCCTGGCGCAGCGCCTGGAACCGCCGTTTCACGCTGGTGCTGACGGTGCTGTCGATCGCGCTGTCGACGCTGCTGCTGCTGGGCGTCGAGCGCATCCGCACGCAGCTGCGCGAGAGCTTCTCGTCGGCCGTCTCGGGCACCGACCTGATCGTCGGCGCGCGCACCGGCTCGACGCAGCTGCTGCTGTATTCGGTGTTCCGCATCGGCTCGGCGACCAACAACATCGCGTGGCAGAGCGTGCAGGCGCTGTCGGCGCACGAGAGCGTCGACTGGGTGGTGCCGCTGTCGCTGGGCGATTCGCACCGCGGCTTCGCGGTGCTCGCGACCACGCCGGCCTATTTCAAGCACTTCCACTATGGCGACCATCAGGCGCTGGTGTTGCGCGAAGGCCGGCCCTTCGACGCGCTGTTCGACGCCGTCCTCGGTGCCGACGTGGCCGAGCGCCTGGGCTACCGCGTGGGCCAGCGCATCACGCTGGCGCACGGCACCGGCGAACTCGTGGCCGAGCATGCCGACAAGCCCTTCACGGTGGTCGGCATCCTCGCGCGCACCGGTACACCGGTCGACCGCACGGTGCACATCGGCCTGCAGGCGATGGAGGCGATCCACCTCGACTGGCGCGGCGGCGCGCCGATGCCGGGCCTGCGCGTGCCGGTGGCCAAGCTGGGCGAGATGGACCTCACGCCGAAGAACGTGACGGCCGCGCTGGTCGGCCTGAAGAACCGCGCGGCGGTGTTCGGCGTGCAGCGCTGGGTGTCGACCTACGGCGGCGAGCCGCTGATGGCGGTGCTGCCCGGCGTCGCGCTCGACGAGTTGTGGGACGTGATCGGCGTCGGCGAGAACGCGCTGCTGCTGATGTCGGCCCTGGTCGCGCTGGTGAGCCTGTCTGGCCTGGTGGCGGTGGTGCTCGCCGGGCTCGACCAGCGCCGCCGCGAGCTCGCCGTGCTGCGCGCCGCCGGCGCCATGCTGCGCCATGTGCTGGCACTGCTCGCCCTCGAGGGCGCGCTCGTCACGCTGGCCGGCGTGGTGCTCGGTGCCAGCGCCACGGCCGTGGGCATCGCGCTGCTGTCGCCCTGGCTGCAGGCACACTTCGGGCTGGCGCTCTCGGCCCCCACTGCGAACGAAGGCCTGCTGGTGGCTGCGCTGCTGCTGGCCGGCTGGGCCGCCAGCCTGCTGCCCGCCCTGCGCGCCTACCGCCTCTCGCTGGCCGATGGGCTCTCGCCGCGCCTGTGA
- a CDS encoding FAD-dependent oxidoreductase gives MTVPARCRCCIAGGGPAGMMLGLLLARAGVDVVVLEKHGDFLRDFRGDTVHPSTLDVMADLGLRASFLARPHDEVRTLRATISGQPVTVADFSRLSAAHGFIALMPQWEFLDFLRDEAERHANFRLWLDAEAVGLTEDVRGRVDGVRFRDAQSAEHLLAADLVIAADGRRSTLRAAAGLPVREIGAPIDVLWMRLPKSPGDENQTGGYIGAGYFMATIDRGSYWQCAYVIPKGGITAIQSRGIEAFRAVVARAAPSLAGRVNHITGWDDVKLLSVAVDRLDRWWKPGLLCIGDAAHAMSPIGGVGINLAVQDAVATANLLRDALANRSVDADALTPLLARVQQRRLFPARVTQAVQVAIQNRLLAPVLQRDGADAAPFGVPWPLRWMQRLPWLQALPAYAVGIGVRPERVRP, from the coding sequence ATGACCGTGCCCGCTCGTTGCCGTTGCTGCATCGCCGGGGGCGGTCCTGCCGGCATGATGCTCGGCCTGTTGCTGGCGCGCGCCGGCGTCGATGTGGTGGTGCTGGAGAAACACGGCGACTTCCTGCGCGATTTCCGCGGCGACACGGTGCATCCGTCGACGCTCGACGTGATGGCCGACCTCGGCCTGCGGGCGTCCTTTCTGGCCCGGCCGCATGACGAAGTCCGCACCTTGCGGGCCACCATCTCGGGCCAACCCGTGACGGTGGCCGACTTCTCGCGGCTCTCGGCGGCGCATGGCTTCATCGCGCTGATGCCGCAATGGGAGTTCCTGGATTTCCTGCGAGACGAGGCCGAACGCCACGCCAACTTCCGGCTGTGGCTCGATGCCGAAGCCGTGGGCCTGACCGAAGACGTGCGGGGTCGCGTCGACGGCGTGCGCTTTCGCGATGCACAGAGCGCCGAACACCTGCTGGCCGCAGACCTGGTGATCGCCGCCGATGGCCGACGCTCTACCTTGCGCGCGGCGGCCGGGCTGCCGGTCCGCGAGATCGGCGCGCCGATCGACGTGCTGTGGATGCGCCTGCCCAAATCGCCCGGTGACGAGAACCAGACCGGTGGCTATATTGGCGCCGGCTACTTCATGGCGACCATCGACCGCGGCAGTTACTGGCAGTGTGCCTACGTGATTCCCAAGGGCGGCATCACCGCCATCCAGTCGCGCGGCATCGAGGCCTTCCGCGCCGTGGTGGCACGCGCGGCGCCTTCGCTGGCCGGGCGTGTGAACCACATCACCGGCTGGGACGACGTGAAGCTGCTGAGCGTGGCGGTCGACCGGCTCGACCGGTGGTGGAAGCCGGGCCTGCTGTGCATCGGCGACGCGGCGCACGCGATGTCGCCGATCGGCGGCGTGGGCATCAACCTCGCCGTGCAAGACGCCGTGGCGACGGCCAACCTGCTGCGCGATGCCTTGGCAAACCGCTCGGTCGATGCCGACGCCCTCACGCCGTTGCTCGCCCGCGTGCAGCAGCGCCGGCTGTTTCCGGCGCGGGTCACGCAGGCGGTGCAGGTGGCCATTCAGAACCGCTTGCTGGCGCCGGTGCTGCAGCGCGATGGCGCCGATGCGGCACCGTTCGGCGTGCCGTGGCCGCTGCGGTGGATGCAGCGGCTGCCGTGGCTGCAGGCCCTGCCGGCGTACGCGGTGGGCATCGGCGTGCGGCCCGAGCGCGTGCGGCCGTGA
- a CDS encoding sulfurtransferase: MYSTLISSEQLQALRAAGTPSMVFDCSFDLMKPEAGVAQYRDLHIAGAVYANLDTDLSAAHGRPGKDGTVVVAHEDGEPASGGRHPLPSREKFAAWLSSIGFRNDMQAVVYDRNGANYCGRLWWMLKWMGHDAVAVLDGGLQAWQAAGGTVASGDEPAHFQSNFVPSAPRAALRVTREVAAHLGQPDQTLIDARAGARYRGEVEPLDPIAGHIPGALNRPFAENIGPDGKFKPAAQLRAEFETLLAGRDPSTVVHQCGSGVSAVPNLLAMEIAGLGPTALYAGSWSEWSNTPGLPTRQGAEP; encoded by the coding sequence ATGTACAGCACCCTGATCTCTTCCGAGCAACTTCAGGCGCTGCGCGCCGCCGGCACGCCGTCAATGGTGTTCGACTGCAGCTTCGACCTGATGAAGCCCGAGGCCGGCGTGGCGCAGTACCGCGACCTGCACATCGCCGGCGCGGTGTATGCCAACCTCGACACCGACCTGAGTGCCGCGCACGGCCGTCCCGGCAAGGACGGCACGGTGGTGGTCGCGCACGAAGACGGCGAACCCGCCTCCGGGGGTCGTCATCCGCTGCCCAGCCGCGAGAAGTTCGCCGCGTGGCTGTCGAGCATCGGCTTTCGCAACGACATGCAGGCGGTGGTGTACGACCGCAACGGCGCCAACTACTGCGGCCGCCTCTGGTGGATGCTCAAGTGGATGGGCCACGATGCCGTGGCCGTGCTCGACGGCGGCCTGCAGGCCTGGCAGGCGGCAGGCGGTACGGTCGCGAGCGGCGACGAGCCCGCGCACTTCCAGTCGAACTTCGTGCCGTCTGCGCCGCGGGCCGCGTTGCGCGTGACACGCGAGGTCGCTGCGCATCTGGGTCAGCCTGACCAGACGCTGATCGACGCGCGCGCCGGCGCACGTTATCGCGGCGAGGTGGAACCTCTGGACCCGATCGCCGGTCACATCCCCGGGGCGCTGAACCGCCCCTTCGCCGAGAACATCGGTCCGGACGGCAAGTTCAAGCCCGCCGCGCAGCTGCGCGCCGAATTCGAAACGCTGCTGGCCGGGCGCGATCCCTCGACGGTCGTCCACCAGTGCGGCAGCGGCGTGAGCGCCGTGCCGAACCTGCTCGCCATGGAAATCGCGGGCCTCGGGCCGACCGCGCTCTATGCCGGCAGCTGGAGCGAATGGAGCAACACGCCGGGGCTGCCGACCCGGCAAGGCGCAGAACCATGA
- a CDS encoding ZIP family metal transporter: protein MNLLIILAATLVAGIGSVWVAALLMRVGVRSTGGVNAQHLLSLAAGALLATAFMHLLPEAFESGIEPAWLFGTLLFGVVFFFLLDKAELWHHGHEHADPHSHGHAHDHGHAHGHAHAPRTGGWAVLTGDSVHCFGDGILIASAFIADLRLGLVAALAVLAHEVPHHIGDLVVLRQTSATSKVALVKVSLAGTMTALGGLVGWWLVDQLHGWLPYFLVLASSSFVYVALADLIPQLQKQLPARQTFAQIAWLVAGIALVSGVSRLAHGEHDHGAHDAAHNEEAHDHKH, encoded by the coding sequence ATGAACCTGTTGATCATCCTTGCGGCCACGCTGGTCGCCGGCATCGGAAGCGTGTGGGTCGCGGCCCTCTTGATGCGCGTGGGCGTGCGCAGCACCGGTGGCGTCAATGCGCAGCACCTGCTGAGCCTGGCGGCCGGCGCGCTGTTGGCCACGGCCTTCATGCACCTGCTGCCCGAAGCCTTCGAGAGCGGCATCGAGCCGGCCTGGCTGTTCGGCACGCTGCTGTTCGGCGTCGTCTTCTTCTTCCTGCTCGACAAGGCCGAGCTGTGGCACCACGGGCACGAGCATGCCGATCCACACAGCCATGGCCATGCGCACGACCATGGTCACGCGCACGGCCATGCCCACGCCCCGCGCACCGGTGGCTGGGCGGTGCTCACCGGCGACAGCGTGCACTGCTTCGGCGACGGCATCCTGATCGCTTCGGCCTTCATCGCCGACCTCCGCCTCGGGCTGGTGGCTGCGCTGGCGGTGCTGGCGCACGAGGTGCCGCACCACATCGGCGACCTGGTGGTGCTGCGCCAGACCTCGGCGACCTCGAAGGTGGCGCTGGTCAAGGTGTCGCTGGCCGGCACCATGACCGCGCTGGGTGGGCTGGTGGGCTGGTGGCTGGTCGACCAGCTGCACGGCTGGCTGCCGTACTTCCTGGTGCTGGCGAGCAGCAGCTTCGTCTACGTGGCGCTGGCCGACCTGATTCCGCAGCTGCAGAAGCAGCTGCCGGCGCGGCAGACCTTCGCGCAGATCGCCTGGCTGGTCGCCGGCATTGCGCTGGTCTCGGGCGTGAGCCGGCTCGCGCATGGCGAGCACGACCATGGCGCGCATGACGCGGCGCACAACGAGGAAGCGCACGACCACAAGCACTGA
- a CDS encoding DUF3299 domain-containing protein yields MNQLRRRHVLLAAIGSAMLGNAIAVEPGAAREISWDDLVPKDWDPMKEIGATDPGQLKDGDPRAAALMKKMQAAFDNAPANPAMDGAQVKIPGYIVPLEQKKAGEITEFLLVPYFGACIHTPPPPANQILHVHPAKAAKFRSMDAVWVVGTLKTARSNSGMGVAGYRMEAQSVTAYTAPASAK; encoded by the coding sequence ATGAACCAACTTCGCCGTCGCCACGTCCTGCTCGCCGCCATCGGCAGCGCCATGCTCGGAAACGCGATCGCTGTCGAGCCAGGCGCCGCACGCGAGATCAGCTGGGACGACTTGGTGCCCAAGGACTGGGACCCGATGAAGGAGATCGGCGCCACCGACCCCGGCCAACTGAAGGACGGCGACCCGCGCGCTGCCGCGCTGATGAAGAAGATGCAGGCCGCCTTCGACAACGCGCCGGCCAACCCCGCCATGGACGGGGCGCAGGTGAAGATCCCCGGCTACATCGTGCCGCTGGAGCAGAAGAAGGCCGGCGAGATCACCGAGTTCCTCCTGGTGCCCTACTTCGGCGCCTGCATCCACACGCCGCCGCCGCCGGCCAACCAGATCCTGCACGTGCACCCGGCGAAGGCCGCGAAGTTCCGTTCGATGGATGCGGTGTGGGTGGTCGGCACGCTCAAAACGGCGCGCAGCAACTCGGGCATGGGCGTGGCCGGCTACCGCATGGAGGCGCAGAGCGTGACGGCGTACACGGCGCCGGCGTCGGCGAAGTAG